Part of the Oncorhynchus mykiss isolate Arlee chromosome 12, USDA_OmykA_1.1, whole genome shotgun sequence genome, aatccccaagctgacaaggtgaaagcctgtccttctgcccctgaaaaagggagttaacccactgttcctaggccgtcattgtaaatacgaatttgttcttaaactgacttgcctagttaaataaaataaagtcaTAAGCAGGTGTACATTCTTAGCAGTGTTCAAAAGGCTTTACTATCATTATTTCACTAGTAGCCTAGTATAGGCCTAAAAGGTATTTGAATTTGTATGTAAAATAACACCCAGCATCTGGAAAGTGCATGCATGACGCCCCGTTATTTCCAGATGTTGACAAGTGTTCAGGTCTAAGAAAAAATAAatctagaaatatatatatatatcctccaTTCTAATTTTATTTAGATTAATGCAACAAAGTCGCACTGTAATCTTTTTTTTTGCAGCAACTGTTTTGGTAAAATGTAATTTGATACTCCCTTTGTTTTTACCTTTCCTGACCAGCGCAGCCAGCGAACGAAAAATATAATAACTGAACTTTAATCGAAGAAAATAAGGGTTTTGTGGCGTGTACTTTCCTACAATATACAGATGTGGTCGGTCCTCTACCAtagaaaaaaatgacttgttgaCTCACATAGTGTTTGTTCGGATTTCTCCTCTTCTGGACATCTTGAACTGTTACTTCGTGCACGGTCCGCCTTGGCATGATGTTCTCTTTCAGCGCTTCCACTAAAAACAACAGCCCGGTTTTAGAACGATCAGACCCGAATGACAAAGTTTACCCACCCAACCTTTGTCATTCACGCGGGTGAGATCCTTGATTGCTGGATGCAACAAATGCGATTATTTCTCGTAGATGGTCCACGTCAGATTTCCTGTCCCACATTCAGTCGCTACTCTTCTTGCCCCGTCCCGCAGTAGGCTATGTCCGAACTTCTCTGAACCAAACTCCCAGCCTATCCCAGCTCACCGACTCTAATTTGATAACTGGAAAGCCTCCACCACAGACCAGCCCTGCCTGCGACACTTTAAatcaggttgacgtttattgggatgagtcttgtcctggaggcagaactgagcgatttctgcTTGATCCAATAGTGTGTGATTGAGGCCAGCAATTCGGgcgttcctgcatgtgggcaATGCTGCGTCTGTAAAAACGCCCCATTCGAGCATCCCATTTGTTCCTGCATTAAGGCCCCCCTGGAGCATGCTATCTTCATGCTTGTGTGACCCTTTTGATACCCTTTTGATAGTACCtctgaaataaatgtattatcaGAATTTTTCTGGGGCAaaggacactgtctaccggtGTCCTAGCTAGCTTGCTACCTAGCACACAGTGTCCTTCACTAACGCCTGCCCAACACATGTCCTCGCCGTCCTTAACAGAACTGAAGGAAAAATTgcatcaaatattatttgtcacatgtgcccaatacaacaggtgtagactttaccatgcaatgcttgcttacgagctcTTCCCAAAGATGCagagtttttaaaaaatatttaaaaaatagtaacaagaggaataaaataaaatacacaaggatggagctatatacaggaagtaccagtaccagatgaaTTTACAGAGGTACAAGgcatttgaggtagatatgtacatgaaggcaggatacaaaataataagagtaaaataaagaacagaataGCAACAGCAAATAATGAGTgtaaaagggtgtgtgtgtgtgtgtgtgttgtgtcagtatgcgtgtgtgtgtcatgtgtatgtgtatgtgtttgtacagtaccagtcaaaagtttggacacacttgcTATTCcaaggtttttatttatttttactgttttctacattgtagaagtgaagacatcaaaactatgaaataacgcatatggaatcatgtagttaccaaaaagtgttaaacaaatcaaaatagatttaatattttagattcttcaaagtagccaccctttgccttgatgacagctttccacactcttggcattctctcaactagctgcatgaggtcgtcacctggaatgcatttcatttaacaagtgtgccttgtttaaagttaatttgtggaatttctttccttcttaacgcgtttgagccaatcagttgtgttgtgacaaggtaggggtggtatacagaagatagccctatttggtaaaataccaagtacttattatgacaagaacagctcaaataagcaaagagaaatgacagtccatcattactttaagacatgaaggtcagtcgacGCAGAACATTTCACGAACTTTGAACGTtgcttcaagtgcagtcgcaaaaacgatctcatgaggactgccacaggaaaggaagacacagagttacctctgctgcagaggacaagttcattcgATTTACCAACatcagaaattgtagcccaaaataatacctcacagagttcaagtaacagacacatctcaacgtcaactgttcagaggagactggtcgatttgctgcaaagaaaccactactgaaggacaccactaataagaagagacttgcttgcgccaagaaacatgagcaatggacattagatcggtgtaaatctgtcctttggtctgagtccaaaatgtagatttttggttccaaccaccgtgtctttgtgagacgcaaagtaggtgaacagatccgcatgtgtggttcccaccgggaagcatggaggaggaggtgtaatggtgtggggtgctttgctggtgacactgtcagtgatttatttagaattcaaggcacacttaaccagcacggctaccacagcattctgcagcaatacgccatttcatctggtttgcgcttagtgggtctatcatttatttttcaacaggacaatgacccaacacacctccaggctacgtaagggctatttgactaagaaggagagtgatggagtgctgcatcagatgacctggcctccacaatcacccgacctcaacccaattgagatggtttgggatgagttggaccgcagagtgaaggaaaagcagccaacaagtgatcagcacatgtgggaactccttcaagactgttagaaaatcATTCCTTATGCCGtttgagacaatgccaagagtatgcaaagctgtcatcaaggcaaagggtgcctactttgaagaatctaaaatattaaatatgcttggatttgttttacactttttttggttaccacatgatttcatgtgttatttcataggtttgatgtcttcactattattctacaatgtagaaaatatgaaatataaagaaaaacccttgaacagttggtgtgtccaaactttgactggtactgtatgtagtgtatgtgaacGTGTTTGGGTTTTGTTTGGGAGTATAAATtagtgtgtgagtgaatgtgtatatggtgtgtatatatagtctagtgagtgtgcgtagGGTCAGTGCAAGATAGGGTCGGTGCCCAATAGgcgaaggacactgtctaccgATGTCCTAGTTCTCTAGCTATCTATCCCAGCACTCTCCTGCTGTGTACCGGAGTCCTAGCTATCACACAGTGTCCCTTGCTCCAGCCTGCCAAACACCTGCCCTCGCCGTTGTTAACAGAACTGCGGGAAAGCAGTGCCCCGCCTCCTAGTTTCAAAAATAGAGGTACAAAGTGGACACCCCAAATTGTAGGTCACATTTACACCCTTCTCTCTAGATGGgccaaagtcaaaattggctacatCGTAATAATTCATGAAAACTAAAATGAGTTTATTGGTCTTACTTTAAAGTGAGGGTTAGGcattaaggttagcagtgtggttaatgttagggttaaggttatggttaggtttaaatgactttgtggctgtgccagctagtgaccactctgcagagctgccaccagaacaagattcatgatgaaAAATGCTAACCTGCCTCTTTATTTTAACTAATTTACATTCTGGTTATTTTGTGATTAGCCTTTAATATACTGTGAATGAAACATGACATGGACTCACCAGAGTGTGAaaatcccagcagcgttgcagttcttgacacaaactggtgcacttaaatattttgccttgcccattcaccctctgaatgacacacatacacaatccatgtctcaattgtctcaaggcttaaaaatccttctttaattaacctgtctcctccccttcatctacactgattgacgtGGATTTAGCAAGTGACATCTATAAGGGATCAGAGCTTACACCTGTattcaccttgtcagtctatgtcatggaaagagcagatgtccCTAATGTTATGTACACTCCGTGTATCCTGTATAATTCAATATGATTTTATAATGTAAACATTGTAATATCTACTGTGAAACAAGATCAATAAATATCCTTATTAAGAATCAGCCAAAGACTGTATACCAAGGCACAACTTCAAGAATGCCACACATGTGCCTGGCAAGTTTCCCTCATGCCCACAATAATTTTAGACCAACAACAGGGGGTAGAAACCCAATGTTactcaacatcagtgcctggTCTTTGTGCCTCGGTCATCATTAAATATAGTTGACACATCAAGTGATGAGGATGAGCCCTCCTTGaaggttgtggtggtggtgagccaaaattcacacaagctgctgctactcactcAAGTTGCAGCTGAGCTGTTGCCCATGGATGTCACCAACAGGGGGTTGGTGTATGTACAAAACCTCCTTCACTCTGTGCACACACTGTATAACTCTGAGCCGAGCATAAAAACAATGCAGGTATAATGGGTTGGctctgggcggcaggtagcctagtggttaaaagtggtgggccagtaactgaaaggttgctggcttgaatcccgagccgactaggttaAAAATCTGACGATGTGCCCTGGAGCAAGGcacgtcaaatcaaatcaaatcaaccccAATTGTGCCTTTAAattactctggataagagcattgaCTAAAATATGAAACTGTAGAAGGTAATACAATGGATAAAGATGTTGATGATTTGGCATCCTCAGTGATAGAGATTCTGTTTTGGAATCCTTTCAAAAGTCCCATTTCAGATATGTACCGTGAGGAGGTAGATCAGGTGATACAGACCAAATGGCTTTTGGCACGTTTTCCCACAAGATAAATCTGACATAAACACTTCTATAATTTGCCTTGAATCTGAGTGGTGCCATGAATAATATGCTCTTAATGTGAAATGATGTTGTAAAAATCaactgggtggttccagccctgaatgttgattggctgacagctgtggtatatgaGACTGTGTACCAtggggtatgacaaaacatttgtttttactgctttaattacttaagtaaccagtttataatagcctTTTTTATTGAACATGCACTACATTCATATATGGAAAAACACAGATACATTTAGAAAGACACAAATATTAAAATTAGCTGAAAAACAGTGTACTGCTTGTACACTGTGTTTGCCTTCTTTTTTTTGTTATCTTCAGAGTGCCATCCAAATAGAAGGCCCTACACACACTTTAATTGAAGCTGGCATGGATGAGCTATTTTTGTGATACATTTTCAGCCCAACACAGAGGTTTGTGTTGAGATGTAGCATCATCTTGTGGTACATTATGAATACCGCATCTAGGAACATTTAGTTGTTTAATGCCCTCTGTTGGTGCAAAGGAGAATTGCAGTTGTACCTGGCCTATTCACTCACATGGGAGGACCATAGAGACGAATACCAAGAGAAATATGGTTGTAGTTTATatatagagttttttttcccatcACATATTAGGGAAATCAGTATTTGGGATTCAGAAAAGTATCTGTGTCCCCAGCCTCAGTCTATAGAGGCCTGTCACATGTGGCCCAGGAGTGTTCAGATGTATGGTGATGGGTCGGAGCGGTCACACATCTGCAGCTCCATGTGTGAAGTGATGCCAGAGAAGCGCTcctgtaggggcagcaggtaaccCAGGGCCTCTCCCTGAGAGATTGGCCCCATGTAGCGGTACGGACGGATGTTGAAGATCTTCACACAGTACTCTGTCATACAAATTAAGAAAATACTGTTAATGGAAGGGAGATAACTCGGTGAACGACCCTTGCGTGATGAGTAACCTTGAGCAACCTTGCCTGAAGACCTGAAGACTTGCCCAGGCTTTAGCTCAATGGGACAATACCATCTTGTGATGCACATCAGACCGTGGTTATGATAAAGCGTGAAACAATAGTAATATGAACCATACCCATTTAGTCCCAGATCTTCTTGCCATGATAGCAAAAACAAACTGGCACTAACACACATTAGGAAGCCGTGGAAAACGGCTTATTCCCTCATTCTTCAACACTGCACTGCAATCAGATGATCGTTCATTTGTTCCCTGTGAGGTCTAATCACGCCACAGTTTGCACAAAGATGAAAGAGTCTGACAGAACATGTGTTCCCTCCCATACTGCGGTTCAATTAGAGGTAGCGAGGACCAGAATAATGTTGTTTACCCCGTTTCCCGCGCTGCTGCTTATCAGGCCAGGATGCACACGGCTAATGCAGACGCATGGCTGCGGCCTTAACGACGGCCATTACTGGAGATCATTATGCGTTAGCTGCCTTTGATGGGAATTCAAAAGCAGCCAGGTCCAAGTGTCAAAGGCAAAGGGGAGTTCAGTGGGATCTCAGCCCTCCTCCACTCGCGTGGCTAATCCCTCCAAATCCCTCGTTACTTCCTCCATAACGTGACATCAGCCTCTGGCCTGGACAGAACACAGGCCTACCTAATGCCCCATTACACGCTACTAGATCGTCTAGAAAGGTTATAATAATTAGTTAGTGCTGTTCAAGGTTCCACTCTCACAGTCATGGTGTAGGAGCATCCTTGAGTTACCAGTctcttgtgttgttttttttcgcTGAATGTGAAATCTACATCAATGAAGCTACAAgtgtatactgtacagtatgaagtGCTCACCGGAGTTGGTAAGTTTAACGCCATCGTACTGGATACCCACCACTGGCCCCCTCAGGGTACCTGAGAAGGGGGCGTTGACAATGCTGTAATCGTCACACACCACATCCACTGCCTTGTGGAGGCTGTCATCATCTCTGTGAGAGAAAACATACAAAATATGTTTAACCTTTGATGCAAACGCATATTTAGACATGCCTATTTACATGTTACTCATATAGCAGACGCTCttctccagagtgacttacaggagcaattagggttaagtgccttgctcaagggcacattgacagatttttcgcCTAGTTGGCTTTGGagattcaaactagcaacctttcggttactgacccaatacTCTTAaacttaaccgctaggctacttgccgccttAGACGTGTGTTTCAACCTATAGTGTCAATAATGTAACGTAACCCATCTTTCTGTGGTTTAAACAAGAGCAGTGTCACACTCAGAGAGGTATGATAAGCTCTGTGAAACGTCCCCAAAAGAGGATAAAATAGGCCCCCGCCCATGTCAGAGACCTTCTAGAGTTGAAGCCCCCACAGCCAAACAAGTCACAACCCCTCActctgttgttatggtgaccggCACACAGGACGCTCCAAGCACCGGCTGTAGGGACAAGACATGAGACTGTGTTACCACTGAACATAGCAGAAAGCCAAAAGACTCCTAATGTGAACTACCAAGCAGAGTGTTATGGAGTAGTGTGTCACCTGGCATACAGCACTGGTGTGTCTTAGGTGCAGCACACTTGTCCTTCAGGTACCTCCCCTGACAGACGTAGGAACTGCGTTGGCAGATGCCACCGATGCTGGAGCAGACAGTGTCGTTCCTTAACTCCTTGTCCCTTTTTGGActtcctgtctccttccctttgaCCTTTTCGTTTTGGGTCAGCTTCTTTCCCTTCTTGTTGTTTCCCACTGTTGGATCTCTTTTGACCTCAACAACACCTTCAACCTTCTTCTTCTTTCCTTTATTGTCTTTTCCCACCTTCAAATCCTTTTTTACTTCAATGACATCTCCGGCCTTCTTCACCCCTCCATCCCTTTGCTTTTCACGTTCAAGAGCAAAACCAAACAGCAGGACTTggatgtaggagagagagagagagagagagagagaggggagggggggggggttgacttcTCAATCACTCTCAATTAATTAACTTGTCCTGCAACAACGCTGTAAAAAGCATGCAGGGGCCTCCACAGGTAAAACCGTAACAAGGCGCTAACTTCTAATCTTAGGGGTTAATGGGCAGGTTGTAGTTATTCTGACCGGCATCCATTGCTCCCACCCAGGCCTCAACACTAGTGTTGGATCTTCATTAACTCTATTACTCTGCACAATGAATTTCCAATCAGTCATGGCACCTGAACGCCCTTGTAATTGAAATGAGCTACTTATCACTGAGGCATAGTCAGGCCTTACGGAAAGCAATTTTCTCTGGCACACGCCGACACCATTGTAACCTCGAGGAAATGCAGTGGGGTTGGATTTTCTAGATAAATCAATACTAATTGATTACCC contains:
- the LOC110537750 gene encoding uncharacterized protein LOC110537750 isoform X1; protein product: MRRSGKVSLGIAVSLGAETQWSLQERERETGRWICYFKCQYQYWLWWNVLWPGGMHTQDWADLVSHSLLFVLPSRHPHNSSTGLVLEFPVQTARMLLRISMISALLAYFLLFGFALEREKQRDGGVKKAGDVIEVKKDLKVGKDNKGKKKKVEGVVEVKRDPTVGNNKKGKKLTQNEKVKGKETGSPKRDKELRNDTVCSSIGGICQRSSYVCQGRYLKDKCAAPKTHQCCMPAGAWSVLCAGHHNNRVRGCDLFGCGGFNSRRDDDSLHKAVDVVCDDYSIVNAPFSGTLRGPVVGIQYDGVKLTNSEYCVKIFNIRPYRYMGPISQGEALGYLLPLQERFSGITSHMELQMCDRSDPSPYI
- the LOC110537750 gene encoding uncharacterized protein LOC110537750 isoform X2, whose amino-acid sequence is MRRSGKVSLGIAVSLGAETQWSLQERERETGRWICYFKCQYQYWLWWNVLWPGGMHTQDWADLVSHSLLFVLPSRHPHNSSTGLVLEFPVQTARMLLRISMISALLAYFLLFGFALEREKQRDGGVKKAGDVIEVKKDLKVGKDNKGKKKKVEGVVEVKRDPTVGNNKKGKKLTQNEKVKGKETGSPKRDKELRNDTVCSSIGGICQRSSYVCQGRYLKDKCAAPKTHQCCMPAGAWSVLCAGHHNNRVRGCDLFGCGGFNSRRDDDSLHKAVDVVCDDYSIVNAPFSGTLRGPVSTV